In the Telopea speciosissima isolate NSW1024214 ecotype Mountain lineage chromosome 2, Tspe_v1, whole genome shotgun sequence genome, one interval contains:
- the LOC122651468 gene encoding chalcone synthase-like: protein MGSIYEAQRAKGPATVLAIATANPSNFTYQTDFPDFYFRSTKSEHKTELKEKFNRICNRSTILKRHTFLNEEIINENPDFCNPMAASLDARQDIMVVEVPKLAKEAASKAIQEWGQPKSKITHLVFTTISGVDAPGYDFQLVKLLGLSPTVQRVMMYHLGCYGGGSVLRVAKDLAENNKDARVLVVCSEINSVSGFKGPTETDFHTLLGQAIFADGAAALIVGADPDTSVERPLFQLYSAGSTILPDSDDMVEGHLRQSGLSISLSKDVAKTISGNIEKCLLEAFKKIGVTDWNSIFWVAHPGGPAILDLVEMTLGLKKEKLIASRKVLSEYGNMSSPTVLFILDEMRRKSMVENKASTGEGFDWGVLLGFGPGLTVETVVLRSVPTI, encoded by the exons ATGGGTTCCATCTACGAAGCACAGCGTGCAAAGGGTCCAGCCACAGTTCTTGCCATCGCCACTGCAAATCCATCCAACTTTACATACCAGACTGACTTCCCCGATTTCTACTTCAGATCCACCAAGAGTGAGCACAAGACCGAGTTGAAGGAGAAATTCAACCGAATCT GCAACAGGTCAACAATTCTAAAACGTCACACTTTCCTGAATGAGGAAATTATCAACGAAAACCCAGACTTCTGCAACCCTATGGCGGCATCACTCGACGCACGCCAAGACATTATGGTGGTTGAGGTCCCTAAATTGGCTAAGGAAGCTGCTTCCAAAGCCATTCAAGAGTGGGGTCAACCCAAATCTAAGATCACCCACCTTGTATTCACTACCATTTCTGGTGTTGACGCACCCGGCTATGACTTCCAACTCGTCAAGCTCCTCGGCCTTTCACCCACCGTCCAACGTGTTATGATGTATCATTTAGGCTGTTATGGTGGTGGTTCTGTCCTCCGTGTCGCCAAAGATCTTGCTGAGAATAACAAAGATGCACGCGTCCTCGTTGTCTGCTCCGAGATCAATTCCGTCAGCGGCTTCAAGGGACCTACTGAGACTGACTTCCACACCCTACTAGGGCAGGCAATCTTTGCTGATGGCGCCGCAGCTCTGATAGTCGGTGCTGATCCCGACACGTCCGTGGAGCGCCCATTGTTCCAACTCTACTCAGCAGGCTCTACGATTCTCCCAGACTCAGATGATATGGTTGAAGGCCACTTACGTCAATCAGGTCTTTCCATTAGCTTATCAAAGGATGTTGCCAAAACCATCTCTGGGAATATTGAGAAGTGTTTACTTGAAGCATTCAAAAAGATTGGTGTTACCGATTGGAATTCCATCTTTTGGGTGGCACACCCAGGTGGGCCAGCCATTTTGGATCTAGTCGAAATGACACTCGgcttgaagaaggagaaattgATCGCATCGAGGAAGGTGCTAAGCGAGTATGGTAACATGTCAAGCCCCACAGTATTGTTCATCTTGGATGAGATGAGGAGGAAGTCTATGGTGGAAAATAAAGCCTCAACCGGTGAAGGATTCGATTGGGGTGTGTTGTTAGGGTTCGGACCAGGTCTAACCGTAGAAACAGTGGTGTTGCGTAGCGTTCCTACGATATGA